The following are encoded together in the Lactuca sativa cultivar Salinas chromosome 1, Lsat_Salinas_v11, whole genome shotgun sequence genome:
- the LOC111887338 gene encoding uncharacterized protein LOC111887338, which yields MSAVSSSYISNIVRIRQDTHHAFPFRLRLPPSLVGASGIRRRRRRATSESQSKTRLGVGVRVRATGKLATGTLNWDSWKPDQGSKAPSLSDIFWPSAGAFAAMAVLGKMDQMLAKKGVAMTIAPLGAVCAVLFATPSTPGARKYNMFMAQMGCAAIGVLAFSFFGPGWLARSTALSASLAFMIYTRSVHPPAASLPLLFIDGPKFHHLKFWYALFPGVAGCLVLCLIQEVVCYLKDNVKF from the exons ATGTCTGCAGTTTCTTCTTCATACATCTCCAATATTGTAAGGATCCGCCAAGATACCCATCATGCATTTCCGTTCCGATTGCGTCTGCCGCCGAGTCTCGTCGGAGCCTCCGGcatcagaagaagaagaagaagagcaaCTTCGGAGTCCCAATCAAAAACCAGATTAGGCGTTGGGGTTAGAGTTAGAGCAACGGGGAAGTTGGCTACTGGGACTTTAAACTGGGACTCTTGGAAACCTGATCAGGGTTCGAAGGCTCCTTCACTTAGTGACATCTTTTGGCCATCTGCAG GTGCATTTGCAGCCATGGCTGTGTTGGGGAAGATGGACCAGATGCTGGCTAAAAAGGGAGTCGCAATGACAATAGCACCACTTGGAGCTGTTTGCGCTGTCCTTTTTGCCACTCCTTCAACCCCCGGTGCTCGG AAGTACAATATGTTTATGGCTCAAATGGGTTGTGCAGCAATTGGTGTATTAGCCTTCTCATTTTTCGGACCCGGTTGGCTCGCTCGCAGCACTGCCCTTTCTGCATCCCTAGCCTTCATGATATATACTCGTTCAGTTCATCCACCTG CTGCGAGTTTGCCATTGTTATTTATCGATGGGCCAAAATTTCATCACTTGAAGTTTTGGTATGCTTTGTTTCCTGGTGTAGCTGGATGCCTTGTTCTCTGTTTGATT CAAGAAGTGGTGTGTTACTTGAAAGACAATGTTAAGTTCTAA